Within Massilia endophytica, the genomic segment CCAGACCATCGCCAACCTGAAACGCCAGCAGATTCAAAGCGTGTTCCACTATGTGCCGCTGCACAGCGCACCGGCGGGCGTGCGCTTCAGCCGCACGCACGGCAGCATGGAGAATACGGACAAGCTGTCCGAGCGCCTGCTGCGCCTGCCCCTGTGGGTGGGGCTGGACGAGCACCTGCCGAAGGTGGTGGCAGGCCTGAACGAAGCGGTATGAGCGCCGCGGACGGCGCCGGCCCCGCGGTACAGCCTCCCCTGGTCATCGACCTGGATGGAACGCTGCTGCGCTCCGACCTGCTTCTCGAGTCGGCGCTGGGCTTCGCGCGCAGCCGCCCCTTCTCGCTGGCTCCCTTGGGCTGGCTGGCCAGCGGCAAGGCGGTGCTGAAGGCGCGGCTCGCGCAAAGCGTTCCGCTGGACGCCGCCGCCCTCCCTTACGACCCGCAGGTACTGGCCCTGATCGAGCGCGAACGGGCCACGGGCCGCCGGATCGTTCTGGCCACGGCCAGCCACCAGCTTTATGCGGAGCAGGTCGCCCAGCATCTCAAGCTCTTCGATCTTGTTCTCGCCACCGGCGACGGCGTCAACCTCTCGGCCCACCGCAAGCGCGAACGCCTGGTGCAGCTCTTCGGCCACCAGGGTTTCGATTACGCTGGGAACTCGCTGGACGACATCGCCGTATGGGGCGCCGCGCGCCAGGCCTATGTCGTCAATGCCAGCCCGCTGGTGCGGGCCCGGGCCGCGGGCCTGGGCAACGTGGTGCAGGAACTGCGCCAGCAGGACAGCCTCCTGCCCAACCTGCTGCGCGCAATGCGGCCGCACCAGTGGGTGAAGAACCTGCTGCTCTTTGTGCCGCTGATGGCGGCGCATCTCGCGCTGCAGCCCGAAAGCCTGCTTGCGGGCCTGCTTGCCTTCCTCTGCTTCGGCCTGTGCGCCTCCAGCGTCTACCTGCTGAACGACCTGCTGGACGTGGCGGACGACCGCCATCACCACAGCAAGCGCCGCCGCCCCTTTGCGTCGGGCGCGCTGCCGCTGCATTACGGCTTGCTTGGTGCTCCCCTGCTGCTGGCGGCGGCCTTCGGGCTGGCGGCGACGCTCCTGCCCTGGCAATTCGGCGCCGCGCTCGGCGCCTACTACGTGCTGACGCTCGCCTATTCCCTGCGCTTCAAGCGCGTGATGGCGCTGGATACCATCACCCTCGCCCTGCTCTACACGCTGCGCCTGATCGCCGGCGCCTTCGCTTTCGCCGTGCCGCTGACCTCATGGCTGCTGGCGTTCTCGATGTTCATCTTCCTCAGCCTTGCCCTGGTCAAGCGCTTCGCGGAGCTGAAGCGCCAGCTCGGGCGCGGCACGCGCCACGAGAGAGCGCGCGGGCGCGGGTACACCACCGGAGACCTCGACATGCTGTCATCGCTGGGCGCGGCGTCGGGCTACCTGTCCGTGATGGTGCTGGCCCTGTACATCAACGACAGCGCCACCGCCGCCATGTACCGCAGGCCCCAGCTGATCTGGCTGGCCTGCCCCCTGCTTCTCCACTGGATCACGCGCACCTGGCTGATCACGCACCGCGGCAATATGCACGACGATCCCGTGGTATTCGCCATGAAGGACCGCACCAGCCTGATGGTGGGCGGCCTGTTCGCCGCCATCTTCTGGCTGGCCGCCTGAATCAGGGCAGCTTCAGCGCCGCGCGCGGGTACACCAGCACCCGCAGCATGCCGCATTCGGCCTGCGCCGCCGGTTCGCCGTTCAGCCTGCGCAGCGCCGCTTCCTCCGGCTGGTCTGCCGCCGCAGCATCGCGCGGCACCAGCGCGAAGTCGTAGGCGGACTGGAAATTGCGCCCCGTGGTGATCCAGCGGTTCGGTTCCAGCGTGGCGGTCACGGGAGCGACACGGATGCCGGACTGGCTCAGCATCGTAATGCGCGAGGCTTCCCAGTAGCCCGCGATGCCATGCACAGCGCCGTAGGGACGCAGGGCGCGGTCGATGCAGGCCACCTCCTCCGGATAAGGCGCGCCCTGCACGGCGCGCGGCTCGCCGCGGGCGAGCGATACCAGCTGCCACAGGGCCGCCAGCAGCGCCAGCCAGGCCAGCGGGAGCAGCGCACGCCGCGCGCGTTCCGGCAGGGCGGCATGCAGCATGGGCATCGCCAGCGCGAGCGGCAGCCAGAAGACGGGAATAAAGTAGCGGATGGTGACTGGCGCGCGCGAGAGCAGCATCACGAGCAGCAGGCCGCCAAAGCTGGCCAGGCTGCTCACCGCCAGCAGCGCAGTGCCGCGCTCCTCGATGCGCCAGCCGCGCCCGCGCAGGGTGCCGGGCAGGAGCGCCAGCAAAGCGGCGTACCAGCCCAGCGTCACGGTCGCCGCGAGCGGGCTGAATTGCCACAACCCGCCCCACAGGGCGGCGATATCGCGCGCATTGCGCGCCAGTTCCTTCACCGTGAACTTCCACGGCAGCCCCACTGGATTTGCCACAAGAAGCTTGTGCAGCAGCGCGCCTGCGACGCAGCCTGCCAGCAGGGCGCCCGCCAACACCAGCAGATTGCGCCGGACCGGCTGCCAGCGGCGGCGCATCAGCACAAAGGCCGCCAATACCGCCAGCACATGGTGCAGCACATAGAGCTTGTCCGACATCACGGCCAGCGTGGCCGCCGCGAACAGGCCGGCGGGCAGCGTTGGCGGCAGAGGGCCGTCCTTGCGCAGGGCCTGCACCAGCAGCGCCAGCGAGAGCAGCGAAAGAAGGAACTCGCCCACGTGGTATGCGCTCAGCAGCAGGTAGACGTAGGGATACGCGCCCTGCGCACCCAGCAGAGCGATGAACAGCGTTACCGCGGCGGCGCTGGTGGAGGCCACGGCGCCGGGTGCGAGCAGGCGGCCAAGCAGGTACAGCGCGCCGCACAGCAGAACCGCCTGGAAGACGAAATAGGCCGCCACTGCGTGCCAGGCCTGGGCGAACAGGCCGTTCGCGGCAAAGTACAGCGGCCAGTCGGGGAAGAAGTACGGCGCTGGCGTCAGGAACCATTGCGACAGGCGTCCGCCGCGCTGCACGATATCCTGGTACAGCGACGGCAGGTAGAGCGCGTCGGAATTGAAGAAGAGCAGAAGATTGATCTTGTGCTGCAGGTAGGCCAGCACCAGCGCAGCCAGGCCTGCGGCCAGCGCGCCGAATGGCAGATATTTCAGGACTTTCATGATCAGAGGCTGAGCTTCTTGAACACGCTCTCGGGCACTGCCTTGATGATGGCCATGATGCCGCGCCAGAAGAAGGGGGTATACAGCACGTCGCTGCCCCGCGCGATGGCTTTCACGATATCCGCCGCCACGGCATCCGGCGCGGCCCACAGGGCGCCCTTCGTGAAAGAAGCGGTCATGGGCGTGTCCACGAAGCCCGGCTTGATGGTGAGAACCTGCACGCCTGCCTTCTGCAGGCGGTTGCGCAGGCCCTGGAGGAAAATGGCCAGCATGCCCTTCGCCGCACCGTAGACGTAGTTGGACTGGCGTCCCCGGTCGCCAGCCACGGAGCCAATCACCGCCAGCGTGCCGTGGCGCTGGGCCTCGAAGCGGTTGGCGAGAATCGTCAGCAGCGAGATCACGCTCAGTGCGTTGGTCTTCAGCTCATTCAGCGTCAATC encodes:
- a CDS encoding UbiA family prenyltransferase, which produces MSAADGAGPAVQPPLVIDLDGTLLRSDLLLESALGFARSRPFSLAPLGWLASGKAVLKARLAQSVPLDAAALPYDPQVLALIERERATGRRIVLATASHQLYAEQVAQHLKLFDLVLATGDGVNLSAHRKRERLVQLFGHQGFDYAGNSLDDIAVWGAARQAYVVNASPLVRARAAGLGNVVQELRQQDSLLPNLLRAMRPHQWVKNLLLFVPLMAAHLALQPESLLAGLLAFLCFGLCASSVYLLNDLLDVADDRHHHSKRRRPFASGALPLHYGLLGAPLLLAAAFGLAATLLPWQFGAALGAYYVLTLAYSLRFKRVMALDTITLALLYTLRLIAGAFAFAVPLTSWLLAFSMFIFLSLALVKRFAELKRQLGRGTRHERARGRGYTTGDLDMLSSLGAASGYLSVMVLALYINDSATAAMYRRPQLIWLACPLLLHWITRTWLITHRGNMHDDPVVFAMKDRTSLMVGGLFAAIFWLAA
- a CDS encoding SDR family oxidoreductase, with the protein product MKKILIVGATSAIAEAVARRYAGQGAALFLLARNAERLEALQQDLRIRGAAHVAHAIFDANDFEGHGAAIEQASAAMDGIDTVLIAHGTLSDQQACQRDVGLTLNELKTNALSVISLLTILANRFEAQRHGTLAVIGSVAGDRGRQSNYVYGAAKGMLAIFLQGLRNRLQKAGVQVLTIKPGFVDTPMTASFTKGALWAAPDAVAADIVKAIARGSDVLYTPFFWRGIMAIIKAVPESVFKKLSL